A stretch of Metabacillus sp. FJAT-52054 DNA encodes these proteins:
- a CDS encoding NAD(P)H-dependent oxidoreductase, whose amino-acid sequence MKTLIIFAHPKLDSFNGAILEAIIDELKVLQSEIRVRDLYRIGFQPVLHEDNYSEFYQTKIPADILEEQSYLLWAEQIIFIFPTWWSGMPAILKGYIDRVFSNGFAFRMIKNGTEGLLKGKKGLIIQTTGQPEQKLKPSQLTMAMETAMDYGIFQICGIDTVSHQFLYGVTLSDHATKQRMLREIRDIIQLL is encoded by the coding sequence ATGAAAACACTGATTATATTCGCTCATCCAAAACTCGATAGCTTCAACGGGGCGATACTGGAAGCAATAATCGATGAATTAAAGGTGCTGCAGTCGGAAATCAGAGTGCGGGATTTGTACCGGATTGGATTTCAGCCAGTACTTCACGAGGATAATTACTCTGAGTTTTATCAGACAAAAATTCCGGCTGATATATTGGAAGAGCAGTCCTATCTGCTTTGGGCAGAACAGATCATTTTTATTTTTCCGACGTGGTGGTCAGGCATGCCTGCTATTTTAAAAGGTTATATCGACCGGGTGTTCTCGAATGGATTTGCTTTTAGAATGATTAAAAACGGAACAGAGGGACTGCTTAAAGGAAAAAAAGGGCTGATCATTCAGACAACCGGACAGCCGGAACAGAAACTAAAGCCATCTCAGCTGACCATGGCCATGGAAACTGCAATGGATTATGGAATCTTTCAAATTTGCGGAATTGATACCGTATCCCATCAGTTTTTATATGGGGTTACCCTCTCAGATCATGCAACCAAACAGAGAATGCTCCGGGAAATCCGGGATATTATTCAACTGCTATAA
- a CDS encoding glycoside hydrolase family 66 protein, which translates to MKGHIRTLAILILTLAVLGMFLLYFSLQPKPDSSPEKEVAAKLDINKARFAPGETVSFSLTLPTKSKQTTATIRYYHLDSPVDSQTVPLSQSKTNWDWSPPKDDYRGYLAETVIDGQRFTIGIDVSSDWSKFPRYGFLSDFSDKASEKSSSVLEQLNRYHINGLQFYDWQYKHHNPLKTENGGIQPKWEDIANREVSVAALKDYIASAQKFNMQTMAYNLIYGTYEDAGPDGVKDEWRVYKDENHAEQDIHPLPEDWKSNVYLLNSGNPEWQQYILSKQNEIYQHLAFDGWHIDQLGPRGQVYDYDGNRLNLEEEFDEFLHHGKSKAPDKSLVMNAVNQYGQKQIGTTPVDFMYTEVWDEYKQYKDLKKIIDDNADYSDGKNTVLAAYMNYNLSKEKPGNFNVPGVLLANSVIFSSGGSHLELGEHMLSSEYFPNENLNMTERFKEQLLPYYDFLVAYQNLLRGDGLKELPLKASSDIGITSEPEKRKVWGFSKSDGKNRMIHMINFTKADSMEWRDTEGTQPEPDTINGIELNVEEDRPVKKVWAASPDSRQAAPVPVHFSQKDENVAITVPSLTYWTMLVMEY; encoded by the coding sequence ATGAAAGGCCACATTCGCACCCTTGCTATATTAATCCTTACATTGGCGGTGCTCGGCATGTTTCTTCTTTATTTTTCCCTTCAGCCCAAGCCTGATTCTTCACCAGAAAAGGAAGTTGCTGCAAAGCTAGATATTAATAAGGCACGGTTTGCTCCAGGGGAAACCGTCTCTTTCTCTTTAACACTCCCCACAAAATCAAAGCAGACAACGGCAACCATCCGTTACTACCACCTGGATTCTCCAGTTGATTCCCAGACTGTTCCTCTAAGTCAAAGCAAAACAAACTGGGACTGGTCTCCTCCTAAGGATGACTACAGGGGATATTTAGCGGAGACGGTTATTGACGGACAGCGGTTTACAATTGGGATAGACGTATCAAGCGATTGGAGCAAGTTTCCCCGTTATGGATTCTTGTCAGATTTCTCTGATAAGGCGAGTGAAAAATCCTCATCAGTCTTAGAGCAATTAAATCGCTATCATATAAATGGTCTTCAATTTTATGACTGGCAGTACAAACACCACAATCCGCTTAAAACCGAAAATGGCGGGATTCAGCCAAAGTGGGAGGATATCGCAAATCGGGAGGTTTCTGTCGCTGCACTAAAAGACTATATTGCCAGCGCTCAAAAGTTCAATATGCAAACGATGGCTTACAACCTGATATACGGCACATATGAAGATGCCGGACCGGATGGAGTCAAGGATGAATGGAGAGTCTATAAGGATGAAAATCACGCCGAACAAGACATTCATCCGCTCCCGGAGGACTGGAAAAGCAATGTGTATTTACTGAACTCAGGAAACCCGGAATGGCAGCAATACATTCTTTCAAAGCAAAACGAAATTTATCAGCATCTTGCGTTCGATGGGTGGCATATTGACCAGCTGGGCCCTAGGGGGCAGGTATATGATTATGATGGAAACCGCCTGAATCTTGAAGAAGAATTTGACGAATTCCTTCATCACGGAAAAAGCAAAGCACCTGATAAATCCCTTGTCATGAACGCCGTCAATCAGTATGGCCAGAAACAAATCGGAACCACTCCCGTTGACTTTATGTACACGGAGGTATGGGATGAATATAAACAGTATAAGGATCTGAAAAAAATCATAGATGACAACGCTGACTATTCAGACGGGAAAAATACGGTTCTTGCAGCTTATATGAACTACAACCTCTCAAAAGAAAAGCCAGGAAACTTTAATGTACCTGGTGTGCTGCTTGCAAACAGCGTCATCTTTTCCTCAGGAGGCTCTCATTTGGAACTGGGAGAGCATATGCTTTCGAGTGAATATTTCCCGAATGAAAATTTGAACATGACAGAACGCTTCAAAGAACAGCTTCTTCCCTATTACGATTTTCTCGTTGCCTATCAAAACCTGCTCCGGGGAGATGGATTGAAGGAACTGCCGCTAAAAGCTTCTTCTGATATTGGAATTACCTCAGAACCTGAAAAGAGAAAGGTATGGGGATTCTCAAAATCTGACGGGAAGAACCGTATGATTCATATGATTAACTTCACTAAGGCTGACTCGATGGAATGGCGTGATACGGAAGGGACCCAGCCAGAACCAGACACAATTAACGGGATTGAATTGAATGTGGAGGAAGACAGGCCAGTCAAGAAAGTTTGGGCTGCATCACCCGACTCCCGTCAAGCTGCTCCTGTTCCCGTACACTTCTCGCAAAAAGATGAGAATGTAGCCATTACCGTCCCTTCGCTCACATATTGGACGATGCTTGTCATGGAATATTAA
- a CDS encoding TIM-barrel domain-containing protein → MKKSQRIIKGVISASLAMGMAATALAPNAQAVTQPEADTPLAKDKLEKLSVKGIEKLDNGVKFDLGNKDAYIRLFADDLAKVSILEKGKEEYTSRGIAKKDWKTPRFTAKDKGNVYELRTKELIIHIKKDTFGVKFMDHKGNVINEDYMENGSTSGYENGKPYVYKKTDKNEAFYGFGEQAGLNLNQRGESIGMWNTDAYAYDKDTKYVYTTIPFFIGLKNEKAYGIMFDNTHRSYYEMASESDDYYYFYANGGDLTYYFMNGPEISDVVDRYTELTGKQELPPEWSMGLHQSKWEYDADEIVNVAKTYREKKIPVDTMHFDIDYMDGFRVFTWNDKFKDALKQVEAMEGFHTIAINDPAVKVDENNKSYQEGTKNDYWAKNADGTPFVGPVWPGDSVFPDFSKQEVRDWWTKNHSALFDEGIDGVWNDMNEPAVFLDDAKHNHTMPLDSYFGYDDNKILHTEYHNIYGHDEAEATYNAWGMHKPNERPFVLTRDMYAGTQRYSALWTGDTVSTWEHLQMSLPSHMNIGMSGVANVGTDIGGFAQRPTAEMYARWIQIGSLYPFARIHYDSDKKAEIKQGQEPWAYGPEVEAISKKYIEQRYKLLPYLYNAFQDASETGKPVQQPLVYQFQEDENTYNIADQFMFGDSLMVAPVVKEGQTSRNVYLPEGHTWVDYVSGKEYQGGRTIHVGAALDVMPMFVKKDSMIPTRDVQQYTGEKPLENLVLDTYLDKKAEYSFYEDDAATLDHKKKAESNETKFTVERTGKHKVTFSQKKLAANYKDSKLEQYTLKLHNAENPRRVTAGMKKYKAVNTMDKMTNASRTYFFDEKTKTLYVNIPAGEKRDVNIR, encoded by the coding sequence ATGAAAAAGTCACAACGCATCATTAAAGGAGTTATCTCCGCTTCCCTTGCAATGGGAATGGCAGCAACAGCTCTTGCTCCTAACGCACAAGCTGTTACACAGCCAGAAGCAGATACACCCCTAGCGAAAGACAAGCTGGAAAAGCTATCAGTTAAAGGGATCGAAAAGCTAGACAACGGGGTGAAATTTGACCTTGGAAACAAAGACGCATATATTCGTCTGTTTGCAGATGATCTTGCGAAGGTATCCATCCTTGAAAAAGGAAAAGAAGAGTACACTTCCCGCGGAATCGCAAAGAAAGATTGGAAGACTCCAAGATTCACAGCAAAAGATAAAGGCAATGTATACGAGCTAAGAACAAAAGAACTTATCATTCATATTAAAAAGGATACATTCGGCGTGAAATTCATGGATCACAAAGGAAACGTGATTAATGAAGATTACATGGAAAACGGAAGCACATCCGGCTATGAAAACGGAAAACCTTACGTTTACAAAAAAACCGATAAAAATGAAGCATTCTACGGCTTCGGCGAGCAAGCTGGACTGAACTTGAATCAGCGCGGCGAAAGCATCGGAATGTGGAATACAGATGCTTACGCATATGACAAAGACACAAAATACGTTTATACAACAATTCCTTTCTTTATTGGTCTTAAGAATGAAAAAGCATACGGAATTATGTTCGATAACACGCACCGTTCATACTACGAAATGGCTTCAGAATCTGATGACTACTACTACTTCTACGCAAACGGCGGAGACCTGACGTACTACTTCATGAACGGTCCTGAAATCTCTGACGTTGTTGACCGCTATACTGAGCTTACAGGTAAACAGGAACTTCCTCCTGAATGGTCCATGGGACTTCACCAAAGTAAGTGGGAATATGATGCAGATGAAATCGTAAATGTAGCGAAAACATACCGTGAAAAGAAAATCCCGGTTGACACGATGCACTTTGACATCGACTACATGGATGGATTCCGCGTATTCACTTGGAACGACAAGTTTAAAGATGCTCTTAAACAAGTTGAAGCAATGGAAGGTTTCCATACTATTGCCATCAATGACCCCGCTGTAAAGGTGGATGAAAACAACAAGTCTTACCAAGAAGGTACCAAAAACGATTATTGGGCTAAAAATGCAGACGGAACTCCATTCGTTGGACCTGTTTGGCCTGGAGATTCCGTATTCCCAGACTTCTCCAAACAAGAAGTTCGCGATTGGTGGACGAAAAACCACAGCGCCCTGTTTGACGAAGGTATTGACGGCGTATGGAATGACATGAATGAACCAGCTGTATTCCTTGACGATGCAAAGCATAATCATACAATGCCGCTTGATTCTTATTTCGGATACGACGATAACAAAATTCTTCACACTGAGTACCACAATATTTACGGCCATGACGAAGCAGAGGCTACTTATAATGCTTGGGGCATGCACAAACCAAACGAGCGTCCATTCGTACTGACTCGTGATATGTATGCAGGAACTCAGCGTTATTCCGCTCTTTGGACTGGTGACACAGTAAGTACTTGGGAACATCTGCAAATGTCCCTTCCTAGCCACATGAACATCGGAATGTCCGGTGTAGCGAATGTTGGAACGGATATCGGAGGATTTGCACAACGTCCGACTGCAGAAATGTATGCCCGCTGGATTCAAATCGGATCCCTGTATCCGTTTGCCCGTATCCACTATGATAGTGACAAAAAGGCTGAAATCAAACAAGGTCAAGAGCCGTGGGCTTACGGACCAGAAGTTGAAGCAATCAGCAAAAAGTACATCGAACAGCGTTACAAATTGCTTCCATACCTATACAACGCGTTCCAGGATGCTTCTGAAACAGGAAAACCAGTTCAGCAGCCGCTTGTGTACCAATTCCAGGAAGATGAAAACACATATAACATTGCAGATCAATTCATGTTCGGTGATTCTCTAATGGTTGCTCCGGTTGTGAAGGAAGGACAAACATCCCGTAACGTTTATCTTCCAGAAGGCCACACTTGGGTTGACTATGTTTCAGGAAAAGAATACCAAGGCGGACGTACAATCCATGTTGGTGCAGCTCTTGATGTAATGCCAATGTTCGTGAAGAAAGATTCTATGATCCCAACTCGCGATGTACAGCAGTACACTGGCGAAAAACCGCTTGAAAACCTTGTTCTCGACACATACCTTGACAAGAAAGCTGAATACAGCTTCTATGAGGATGATGCTGCTACACTTGATCATAAGAAAAAAGCAGAATCCAATGAAACGAAATTCACAGTTGAGCGTACAGGCAAGCACAAAGTTACCTTCAGCCAGAAGAAGCTTGCTGCAAACTACAAGGATTCTAAACTAGAGCAATACACGCTAAAACTTCACAATGCAGAGAATCCTAGAAGAGTAACAGCTGGAATGAAAAAATATAAAGCTGTAAACACAATGGATAAGATGACAAACGCAAGCCGCACTTACTTCTTCGATGAGAAGACTAAGACGCTTTACGTTAACATCCCTGCTGGTGAAAAGAGAGATGTAAATATCCGTTAA
- a CDS encoding aldo/keto reductase has translation MVKSLQETTTLHNGVKMPWFGLGVWKVEDGNEVVSSVKAAIKAGYRSIDTAAAYKNEEGVGQAIKDSGVPREELFITTKLWNADQGYDSALKAFEDSMEKLGLDYLDLYLIHWPVEGKYKDSWKAMEKLYKDGKIKAIGVSNFNVHHLEDLMKDTEVVPMVNQIEFHPKLSQEKVRAFCKENGIQVEAWSPLMQGQLFEEPVLKEIAEKHGKSVAHVILRWDIQSGVVTIPKSVKEHRIQGNADIFDFELTQEDMEKIDALNEDKRVGPDPDNFDF, from the coding sequence ATGGTTAAAAGTTTACAGGAAACCACTACTCTCCATAATGGAGTGAAAATGCCCTGGTTCGGTCTTGGTGTTTGGAAAGTTGAAGACGGGAACGAAGTGGTAAGCTCCGTAAAAGCTGCCATTAAAGCAGGATACCGCAGCATTGATACTGCAGCGGCGTATAAAAATGAAGAAGGCGTTGGACAAGCAATTAAAGACAGCGGTGTTCCCCGCGAAGAACTCTTCATTACAACAAAATTGTGGAATGCAGATCAAGGGTATGATTCTGCTCTGAAAGCATTCGAAGACAGCATGGAAAAATTGGGACTGGATTATTTGGATCTCTATTTAATCCATTGGCCTGTTGAAGGAAAATACAAAGACTCCTGGAAAGCAATGGAGAAGCTTTACAAAGACGGCAAAATTAAAGCGATCGGCGTGAGCAACTTTAACGTCCACCATTTGGAAGATTTAATGAAGGATACTGAAGTGGTTCCGATGGTCAACCAAATTGAGTTCCATCCGAAGCTTTCACAGGAAAAAGTCCGGGCATTCTGTAAAGAGAATGGTATTCAGGTGGAAGCATGGTCTCCTTTAATGCAAGGGCAATTATTTGAGGAACCGGTTTTGAAGGAAATTGCTGAAAAACACGGCAAATCCGTGGCACACGTTATTCTCCGCTGGGATATTCAAAGCGGTGTCGTGACCATTCCTAAATCCGTTAAAGAACACCGCATTCAAGGAAATGCCGATATCTTTGATTTTGAACTGACTCAAGAGGACATGGAAAAAATCGACGCGCTGAATGAAGACAAGCGGGTAGGTCCAGATCCTGATAACTTTGATTTTTAA
- a CDS encoding RluA family pseudouridine synthase → MKKRGTWLEYKVTDLAPVYVNEFLIQTAGASKGVIHHYRKANGLKVNGTILSAENPLVHNGDVVSLEVFKAEKNDIVSEFMELDILFEDDHIIAINKPAGMKTHPNSPGETGTLANALAFYYMMQGEDAAVRHVHRLDEDTSGAILFAKHALAQAIMDKALQEHFISRTYVAAVQGVPRPKKGTISQPIGKDRHHPSKRRVSTGGQPAVTHYEMVQSSSSGAVLKVQLETGRTHQIRVHLSYIGNPIIGDRLYGDPSHLIKRQALHAARIRFHHPISNEKIDLTAPFPADMKRWEP, encoded by the coding sequence ATGAAAAAACGAGGTACATGGCTGGAGTATAAAGTCACTGATCTTGCACCTGTATATGTGAATGAATTCCTGATCCAAACAGCCGGTGCGTCAAAAGGAGTCATTCATCATTACCGGAAAGCAAACGGCTTAAAGGTTAATGGAACAATTCTTAGTGCGGAAAATCCGCTCGTCCATAATGGCGACGTTGTCAGCCTTGAGGTTTTTAAGGCTGAGAAAAATGATATCGTTTCAGAATTCATGGAGCTTGATATTTTGTTTGAAGATGATCATATCATTGCTATCAATAAACCGGCAGGCATGAAGACCCACCCGAATTCTCCTGGAGAAACCGGCACACTTGCGAATGCTCTTGCTTTTTACTATATGATGCAGGGAGAGGATGCTGCGGTTCGCCATGTTCATCGGCTTGATGAGGATACGTCAGGGGCGATTTTATTTGCGAAGCATGCACTTGCCCAAGCTATTATGGATAAGGCCCTGCAGGAGCATTTCATTTCCCGCACTTATGTTGCTGCTGTTCAAGGGGTGCCAAGACCTAAGAAAGGAACGATTTCCCAGCCAATCGGCAAGGATCGCCATCACCCTTCTAAAAGAAGGGTATCCACCGGAGGCCAGCCTGCTGTTACCCATTATGAAATGGTGCAAAGCAGTTCTTCCGGAGCCGTTTTAAAGGTTCAGCTTGAAACCGGGAGAACCCATCAAATAAGGGTACATTTAAGTTATATTGGGAACCCGATCATTGGAGACAGGCTGTACGGTGATCCTTCTCACTTAATAAAAAGACAAGCACTGCATGCAGCTCGCATCCGCTTTCACCATCCTATTTCAAATGAAAAAATCGATTTAACCGCTCCGTTTCCTGCTGACATGAAACGCTGGGAGCCTTAA
- a CDS encoding DUF5365 family protein, which produces MKIVSASTNEQEQFIEELVEEMYKEVFPIYFSDETIVKLEKMSVLKPTEETIIYNGTLKEAFEIMSSLQTLIAVLKQADEEEKQKYAGLYDRNREILRSYGYNLPLNMSDFLTAGIERDLFSCYTRSANNYLI; this is translated from the coding sequence ATGAAAATCGTATCGGCATCAACAAATGAACAGGAACAATTCATCGAAGAGCTGGTTGAAGAAATGTACAAAGAAGTGTTTCCAATCTACTTCTCTGATGAAACTATCGTAAAACTTGAAAAAATGTCCGTGCTGAAACCAACGGAAGAAACCATTATCTATAATGGCACGTTAAAAGAAGCATTTGAAATTATGTCAAGCCTGCAAACCTTAATCGCCGTTCTTAAACAAGCAGACGAGGAAGAAAAACAAAAATATGCGGGACTGTACGACCGAAACCGTGAAATACTCAGGAGTTATGGCTACAATCTCCCACTGAACATGAGCGATTTTCTAACCGCCGGCATCGAGCGGGATCTTTTCAGCTGCTACACAAGATCCGCCAATAATTATCTAATATGA
- a CDS encoding thioredoxin family protein, translating to MKKVLIFAAIFIVLFGALAFFTNYQKQETAKNNPYGKTTLDPSTEALLDDPNYQNNILPDELDKKIKSVDDFIVYFYASDCPHCKRTTPVLMPLAKDMNINIDQFNLKEFPDYWDTYGITGTPTLVHYKDGKEAAASEGEKTKEELEALLKEWSAK from the coding sequence TTGAAAAAAGTCCTAATTTTCGCCGCTATTTTTATTGTTCTATTCGGGGCATTAGCCTTTTTCACAAACTATCAAAAACAGGAAACTGCTAAAAACAATCCATACGGAAAGACCACATTGGATCCATCCACCGAAGCCCTGCTGGATGACCCCAACTATCAAAACAACATCCTGCCAGACGAACTCGATAAAAAAATTAAAAGCGTCGACGACTTCATTGTCTACTTCTACGCTTCCGACTGTCCGCACTGCAAGCGTACAACCCCAGTTCTTATGCCGCTTGCTAAAGACATGAACATTAACATTGATCAGTTTAACCTGAAAGAATTCCCAGACTACTGGGACACATACGGCATCACCGGAACGCCAACACTCGTCCACTATAAAGACGGTAAAGAAGCAGCTGCTTCCGAAGGCGAAAAAACAAAAGAAGAGCTGGAAGCGCTATTGAAAGAATGGTCAGCTAAATGA
- a CDS encoding disulfide oxidoreductase → MPENKSLENWLLFAWIASFVSTLGSLYFSEIVGFVPCDLCWYQRILMYPQVIILGIAIAKKDYSVALYSLILSSIGALISIYHYSLQKIPFLANHAGSCGRIPCTGEYINWLGFITIPFLALIGFTMIIISSIMILKIRKAGR, encoded by the coding sequence ATGCCTGAAAATAAATCATTAGAAAATTGGCTTTTATTTGCTTGGATCGCTTCATTCGTATCCACTCTTGGCAGTCTGTACTTCTCTGAAATCGTCGGTTTTGTTCCATGCGATCTATGCTGGTATCAGAGAATTCTCATGTATCCCCAAGTCATTATACTTGGAATCGCTATAGCGAAGAAAGACTATAGCGTCGCTCTATATAGCCTGATTCTCTCAAGCATCGGCGCACTTATTTCCATCTACCATTACAGCCTGCAGAAAATACCCTTTTTGGCAAATCACGCAGGATCCTGCGGAAGAATTCCCTGCACAGGCGAATACATTAACTGGCTCGGTTTCATCACCATTCCATTCCTTGCCTTAATCGGTTTTACAATGATTATCATCTCAAGCATTATGATTCTGAAAATCAGAAAGGCAGGTCGCTAA
- a CDS encoding LacI family DNA-binding transcriptional regulator, translated as MRPTIKDVARDSGVSVATVSRIVNGLPGYSPETRKKVMKVIEDLGYKPNAVARNLVSRKTSTIGVLLPQLSSHFAAKLLQGIEDEAHNRRYSVVVCNTDSNGKRTQDYLELLREKQVEGILFASELLTDEYAETLQGFGIPAAVIATTSHVPSIPFIKVDDEAASYSAVQFLIENGHQRIGMISGTKHDPISGIPRIKGLKKAFSENGIPFEEELIEYGDFGFRSGYEAMERLYRSNPELTAVFAASDEMALGILSFCYEKGMKVPDDLSVIGYDDTDIATMSIPPLTTVHQPIQEMGTDAVRMLMKMIDGNQPESRFMAYRITKRNSVKNLT; from the coding sequence TTGAGACCAACGATCAAAGATGTAGCCAGGGATTCAGGGGTATCTGTTGCAACTGTTTCCAGAATTGTGAATGGGTTACCCGGCTATTCACCTGAAACAAGGAAAAAGGTGATGAAGGTTATAGAAGATCTCGGCTATAAGCCAAACGCAGTGGCAAGGAATTTAGTTAGCAGAAAGACGAGTACAATCGGCGTTTTGCTGCCGCAGCTGTCTAGCCATTTTGCAGCCAAGCTGCTTCAGGGGATTGAGGATGAGGCCCATAATCGGCGCTATAGCGTAGTAGTCTGCAATACAGATTCGAACGGAAAAAGAACGCAGGATTACTTGGAGCTCTTAAGGGAGAAACAAGTGGAAGGCATTTTATTCGCCAGTGAATTATTAACGGATGAATATGCCGAAACGCTGCAGGGATTTGGTATTCCCGCGGCTGTTATCGCTACAACATCCCATGTGCCTTCTATCCCTTTTATAAAAGTAGATGACGAAGCGGCATCCTATTCAGCTGTCCAATTCTTAATAGAAAATGGCCACCAAAGGATTGGGATGATCAGCGGAACGAAGCATGACCCGATTTCCGGGATCCCAAGGATTAAGGGCTTGAAAAAAGCGTTTAGTGAGAATGGTATTCCTTTTGAAGAAGAGCTCATTGAATATGGTGATTTTGGTTTTAGAAGCGGGTATGAAGCAATGGAACGGCTTTATCGGAGTAATCCGGAGCTAACCGCTGTATTTGCAGCTAGTGATGAAATGGCGCTGGGCATTTTATCTTTCTGCTATGAAAAGGGAATGAAAGTGCCGGATGATTTATCGGTTATCGGCTACGATGATACGGACATAGCGACGATGTCCATTCCTCCCCTGACGACAGTACACCAGCCTATTCAGGAGATGGGTACGGATGCGGTTCGTATGCTTATGAAGATGATAGATGGAAATCAGCCGGAGAGCAGGTTTATGGCTTACAGGATTACAAAGAGAAATTCAGTTAAAAATCTGACTTAG
- a CDS encoding alpha-glucosidase, giving the protein MEKNWWKEAVVYQIYPRSFMDSNGDGIGDIKGIISKLDYLKELGVDVVWLSPVYQSPNDDNGYDISDYRKIMDEFGTMDDWDEMLKEMHDRGIKLVMDLVVNHSSDEHAWFAESRQSKDNPYRDYYIWRPGKDGKEPNNWESVFSGSAWKYDEATDEYFLHLFSKKQPDLNWENPNLRNEIYEMMKFWLDKGIDGFRMDVINFISKEEGLPDADNPEGKPFAPGGQHFMNGPRIHEFLKEMNKEVLSHYDVMTVGEMPGVSPDEGILYTDAEENELNMVFQFEHMDLDTEPGKSKWHVKPLDLRDLKHSLSRWQKGMQGKGWNSLYWNNHDQPRIVSRFGDDRSYRVESAKMLATCLHMMQGTPYIYQGEEFGMTNVRFDSIQQYKDIETHNMYKERVIENKEDPAEVMNSIYIKGRDNARTPIQWDDSKNGGFTEGTPWIEVNPNYKEINAKAALEDSASIFHYYKNLINLRKNHEIIVYGSYELILEEDPEIFAFIREYNGEKLLVAANFSGNNPEFRLPEGFELKEPELLVANYEGQHEGTYEGFTMRPWEARVYKF; this is encoded by the coding sequence ATGGAGAAAAATTGGTGGAAAGAAGCCGTTGTTTATCAAATTTATCCGCGCAGTTTTATGGATAGCAATGGAGATGGAATCGGCGATATCAAAGGCATCATTTCCAAGCTTGATTATTTGAAGGAACTGGGTGTGGATGTAGTATGGCTTTCTCCAGTTTATCAGTCGCCGAATGATGATAATGGCTATGATATCAGTGATTACCGCAAGATCATGGACGAATTCGGTACGATGGATGACTGGGATGAGATGCTGAAGGAAATGCATGATCGAGGGATAAAGCTTGTAATGGATCTGGTTGTTAACCACTCTTCGGATGAGCATGCCTGGTTTGCGGAATCCCGTCAATCGAAAGACAATCCATATCGGGACTACTACATATGGCGTCCCGGAAAAGACGGCAAGGAACCGAACAATTGGGAATCGGTATTTAGCGGCTCAGCATGGAAGTATGATGAAGCGACAGATGAATATTTTCTTCATCTGTTTTCAAAAAAGCAGCCGGACTTGAATTGGGAGAACCCGAATCTCCGCAATGAAATTTATGAGATGATGAAGTTTTGGCTTGATAAAGGGATTGATGGATTCCGGATGGATGTCATCAATTTTATTTCGAAGGAAGAGGGTCTGCCTGATGCGGACAATCCGGAAGGGAAGCCATTCGCACCGGGCGGGCAGCATTTTATGAATGGTCCGCGTATTCATGAATTTCTAAAGGAAATGAACAAGGAAGTTCTCTCTCACTATGATGTAATGACGGTCGGAGAAATGCCTGGTGTTTCCCCTGACGAAGGCATTCTTTATACAGATGCTGAGGAGAACGAATTAAACATGGTATTCCAGTTTGAACATATGGATCTTGATACGGAGCCAGGAAAAAGCAAATGGCATGTGAAGCCTCTGGATCTAAGGGATTTAAAGCATTCATTATCGCGCTGGCAGAAAGGGATGCAGGGCAAGGGCTGGAACAGTTTATACTGGAACAATCACGATCAGCCGAGAATTGTTTCCCGTTTTGGAGACGACCGCAGCTACCGGGTGGAGTCCGCGAAAATGCTTGCTACCTGTTTGCACATGATGCAAGGAACTCCTTATATTTATCAGGGTGAAGAATTCGGTATGACCAATGTTCGTTTTGATTCTATCCAGCAGTATAAAGACATTGAAACACATAATATGTATAAAGAACGTGTCATTGAGAATAAAGAGGATCCCGCAGAAGTCATGAATTCCATTTATATAAAAGGCCGTGATAACGCTCGAACGCCTATACAATGGGATGATTCTAAAAATGGAGGATTTACAGAAGGAACACCGTGGATAGAGGTTAATCCAAATTATAAGGAAATCAATGCCAAGGCAGCATTGGAGGATTCCGCGTCCATTTTCCACTACTATAAAAACCTGATCAACTTAAGGAAGAACCATGAAATTATTGTTTACGGTTCCTATGAGCTGATTTTGGAGGAGGACCCGGAGATTTTCGCCTTTATTCGAGAATACAATGGGGAAAAACTGCTTGTTGCAGCAAATTTCTCGGGAAATAATCCAGAGTTTCGACTTCCTGAAGGTTTTGAACTTAAAGAACCGGAGCTGCTTGTTGCGAATTATGAAGGACAGCATGAAGGAACTTACGAAGGTTTTACAATGAGACCTTGGGAAGCAAGGGTATATAAATTCTAA